The Cydia amplana chromosome 21, ilCydAmpl1.1, whole genome shotgun sequence genome includes a window with the following:
- the LOC134657914 gene encoding clavesin-2-like isoform X1 produces MTSNVRTKMATSVLQPESRREHEPKAEIPESPRLTDDERMAILEAKERETGELPAELRERARIEMREEPAIREHALAQMRHFIEKHPAIKKSRTDAPFLLRFLRTKKYSVPQACAMLERYLSLRQVHPHWFQKLDPLDPKIAAVIDAGYLVPLPKRDAEGRRVVLSCMGRFDPYVYDSCVMARVHSMIVELLLDEPRSQLLGYTHVNDEAGMQMPHVSLWSFNDVRTMLNCIQNSTPMRHKCTHFVNVPHYGAKFFEFAVSLLSDKLKDRVMFHRNTQDLNKHVDPAILPKEYGGTVPLRDMIEELKRKLLKHREELLALDEMCVDVNALEKNDITQDVHSTAGSFRKLELD; encoded by the exons ATGACGTCAAACGTAAG AACCAAGATGGCGACATCAGTCCTCCAACCAGAATCGCGACGCGAACACGAACCGAAGGCGGAAATACCCGAGTCCCCCCGACTGACCGACGACGAGCGCATGGCGATCCTCGAAGCGAAAGAGAGGGAGACAGGCGAGCTGCCTGCGGAACTGAGGGAGAGAGCTAGAATAGAGATGAGAGAAGAGCCGGCGATTAGGGAGCACGCTTTGGCGCAGATGAGGCATTTTATTGAAAAGCATCCGGCCATCAAAAAGTCTAGGAcag ATGCCCCATTCCTCCTCCGGTTCCTCCGCACTAAGAAGTACTCCGTCCCCCAAGCCTGCGCCATGCTGGAGCGCTACCTCTCGCTGCGGCAGGTCCATCCCCACTGGTTCCAGAAGCTGGACCCGCTGGACCCTAAAATAGCGGCCGTGATTGATGCCGGGTATCTCGTTCCGCTGCCGAAAAGAGACGCTGAGGGCAGACGAGTCGTGTTATCTTGCATGG GTCGCTTCGACCCCTATGTATACGACAGCTGCGTCATGGCGCGCGTCCACTCCATGATAGTGGAGTTGCTGCTGGACGAGCCGCGGAGCCAACTCCTCGGCTACACTCACGTGAACGACGAGGCAGGCATGCAGATGCCGCATGTTAGTTTATGGTCCTTCAACGATGTTAGGACCATGCTCAACTGTATCCAG AATTCAACACCGATGCGCCACAAGTGTACACATTTCGTCAACGTACCTCACTATGGAGCCAAGTTTTTCGAATTCGCCGTATCACTGCTCAGTGATAAATTAAAGGACCGGGTTATG TTTCACCGCAACACCCAAGACCTGAATAAGCATGTAGATCCTGCTATTCTACCCAAAGAATATGGCGGCACGGTTCCTCTACGCGACATGATCGAAGAGCTGAAACGCAAACTTCTTAAACATAGAGAAGAATTACTTGCACTTGACGAAATGTGTGTCGATGTAAACGCTCTCGAGAAAAATGATATTACTCAAGATGTTCATTCCACAGCTGGATCATTCAGAAAACTTGAATTGGATTAG
- the LOC134657914 gene encoding clavesin-2-like isoform X2, whose protein sequence is MATSVLQPESRREHEPKAEIPESPRLTDDERMAILEAKERETGELPAELRERARIEMREEPAIREHALAQMRHFIEKHPAIKKSRTDAPFLLRFLRTKKYSVPQACAMLERYLSLRQVHPHWFQKLDPLDPKIAAVIDAGYLVPLPKRDAEGRRVVLSCMGRFDPYVYDSCVMARVHSMIVELLLDEPRSQLLGYTHVNDEAGMQMPHVSLWSFNDVRTMLNCIQNSTPMRHKCTHFVNVPHYGAKFFEFAVSLLSDKLKDRVMFHRNTQDLNKHVDPAILPKEYGGTVPLRDMIEELKRKLLKHREELLALDEMCVDVNALEKNDITQDVHSTAGSFRKLELD, encoded by the exons ATGGCGACATCAGTCCTCCAACCAGAATCGCGACGCGAACACGAACCGAAGGCGGAAATACCCGAGTCCCCCCGACTGACCGACGACGAGCGCATGGCGATCCTCGAAGCGAAAGAGAGGGAGACAGGCGAGCTGCCTGCGGAACTGAGGGAGAGAGCTAGAATAGAGATGAGAGAAGAGCCGGCGATTAGGGAGCACGCTTTGGCGCAGATGAGGCATTTTATTGAAAAGCATCCGGCCATCAAAAAGTCTAGGAcag ATGCCCCATTCCTCCTCCGGTTCCTCCGCACTAAGAAGTACTCCGTCCCCCAAGCCTGCGCCATGCTGGAGCGCTACCTCTCGCTGCGGCAGGTCCATCCCCACTGGTTCCAGAAGCTGGACCCGCTGGACCCTAAAATAGCGGCCGTGATTGATGCCGGGTATCTCGTTCCGCTGCCGAAAAGAGACGCTGAGGGCAGACGAGTCGTGTTATCTTGCATGG GTCGCTTCGACCCCTATGTATACGACAGCTGCGTCATGGCGCGCGTCCACTCCATGATAGTGGAGTTGCTGCTGGACGAGCCGCGGAGCCAACTCCTCGGCTACACTCACGTGAACGACGAGGCAGGCATGCAGATGCCGCATGTTAGTTTATGGTCCTTCAACGATGTTAGGACCATGCTCAACTGTATCCAG AATTCAACACCGATGCGCCACAAGTGTACACATTTCGTCAACGTACCTCACTATGGAGCCAAGTTTTTCGAATTCGCCGTATCACTGCTCAGTGATAAATTAAAGGACCGGGTTATG TTTCACCGCAACACCCAAGACCTGAATAAGCATGTAGATCCTGCTATTCTACCCAAAGAATATGGCGGCACGGTTCCTCTACGCGACATGATCGAAGAGCTGAAACGCAAACTTCTTAAACATAGAGAAGAATTACTTGCACTTGACGAAATGTGTGTCGATGTAAACGCTCTCGAGAAAAATGATATTACTCAAGATGTTCATTCCACAGCTGGATCATTCAGAAAACTTGAATTGGATTAG